A genomic stretch from Ictalurus punctatus breed USDA103 chromosome 2, Coco_2.0, whole genome shotgun sequence includes:
- the vat1 gene encoding synaptic vesicle membrane protein VAT-1 homolog — protein MSGEDAPAQQQNAEEQKPQQQDGEPKNESPQTENKPEATPAESVAAAASAEAAAAPADKPAEEDTFSYRALVLTGYGGYDKVKLQVKKGKPALKSGEVMVRVKACGLNFADLMARQGLYDRLPSPPVTPGMECSGIIEAVGEDVTDRKVGDKVLVLNRSGLWQEVVVVPTLHTFPMPEGMSFEEAAALPVNYVTAYMMLFDFGHLRPNQSVLIHMAAGGVGIAATQLSKTVKEVTIFGTASASKHEVISEGGVTHPIDYRTRDYVEEVRKINPKGVDIVLDPLGGSDTQKGYNLLKPMGKLISYGAANMLSGQKKNLFAVAKTWYQQFTVHTLSLCQNNRAICGFHLGYLDSELVVDVMNSLLELYQQGKIKPRIDSTYHFEQVGDAMRRMQERGNIGKIILTTEPMKEEPKKEEAKKDEKEKKEDKKKEDKKKEEKKKDEAKKEEKKEDKKKEEPKKEEKKAEEKKVEEKKEEAKKEEN, from the exons ATGTCAGGCGAAGACGCACCCGCACAGCAGCAGAACGCCGAGGAGCAGAAACCGCAGCAGCAGGATGGCGAGCCCAAGAACGAGTCTCCCCAAACCGAGAACAAACCGGAGGCAACGCCCGCTGAATCTGTCGCTGCTGCAGCTTCAGCCGAGGCGGCTGCGGCGCCCGCGGACAAACCCGCCGAGGAGGACACGTTCAGCTACCGCGCGCTCGTGCTCACAGGCTACGGCGGCTACGACAAAGTGAAGCTGCAGGTGAAGAAAGGAAAGCCGGCGCTCAAGAGCGGAGAAGTGATGGTGCGCGTCAAGGCGTGCGGCCTCAACTTTGCCGACCTCATGGCACGCCAGGGGCTCTACGACCGTCTCCCGTCTCCGCCAGTCACACCGGGAATGGAGTGCTCGGGGATCATCGAGGCCGTCGGTGAAGACGTGACAGACAGAAAA GTGGGTGATAAGGTGCTGGTTCTGAACCGCAGTGGTCTGTGGCAGGAAGTGGTCGTGGTCCCCACCTTGCACACCTTCCCCATGCCCGAGGGGATGAGCTTCGAGGAGGCGGCCGCTCTACCAGTCAACTACGTCACCGCTTACATGATGCTGTTTGACTTTGGCCACCTGCGTCCCAACCAGAGTGTGCTGATCCACatggctgcag GAGGGGTGGGGATCGCTGCCACTCAGCTCTCTAAGACGGTGAAGGAGGTCACTATTTTTGGAACTGCCTCCGCCAGTAAGCATGAGGTCATCAGCGAGGGAGGAGTCACGCACCCCATCGACTACCGCACACGGGACTATGTAGAGGAGGTTCGCAAGATCAACCCCAAAG GGGTGGACATTGTCCTGGATCCTCTGGGTGGCTCTGACACCCAGAAGGGCTACAACCTGTTGAAGCCAATGGGCAAACTCATCAGCTACG GTGCCGCCAACATGCTGTCTGGTCAGAAAAAGAACCTGTTTGCTGTTGCTAAAACCTGGTACCAGCAGTTCACTGTTCACACCCTGAGTCTGTGCCAGAACAACCGCGCTATCTGTGGCTTTCACCTGGGCTACCTGGACTCTGAGCTCGTCGTAGACGTCATGAACAGCTTGCTGGAGCTGTACCAGCAGGGCAAGATCAAACCCCGCATTGACTCCACCTACCACTTCGAGCAG GTTGGCGATGCCATGCGTAGGATGCAGGAGCGGGGCAACATCGGCAAAATCATCCTCACCACTGAGCCAATGAAGGAGGAGCCCAAGAAGGAGGAGGCCAAGAAAgatgagaaggagaagaaggaggacaaGAAGAAGGAAGAcaagaagaaggaagagaagaagaaggatgaggccaagaaggaggagaagaaggaagacaagaagaaagaggagcccaagaaggaggagaagaaagctGAGGagaagaaggtggaggagaagaaggaagagGCCAAGAAAGAGGAGAATTGA